One region of Rhizobium sp. WYJ-E13 genomic DNA includes:
- the rfbA gene encoding glucose-1-phosphate thymidylyltransferase RfbA: protein MSSTKIQRKGILLAGGSGTRLHPATLAISKQLLPVFDKPMIYYPLSTLMLAGIRDILIISTPQDTPRFEQLLGDGAQWGLNFQYAVQASPEGIPQAFSIGKEFIGRESTALVLGDNIFYGNLLTHDLSAASERSDNATIFAYKVHDPERYGVVEFDSRGKVLSLEEKPSNPRSAYAVTGLYFYDNDVVDIAESLKPSPRGETEITDINRHYLSAGKLNVAVLGRGHAWLDTGTHDSLLEASQFIATIERRQGLKIACPEEIAFHLGYIDAEQLQRLAAPLEKSSYGRYLISLVREPAPHFPTA, encoded by the coding sequence ATGTCTTCAACGAAAATCCAACGCAAAGGCATCCTGCTGGCCGGCGGTTCAGGCACAAGGCTTCATCCAGCGACGCTTGCCATTTCCAAGCAGCTTCTGCCGGTTTTTGACAAGCCGATGATCTACTATCCGCTGTCGACGCTGATGTTGGCTGGTATCCGTGATATTCTTATTATCTCGACGCCACAGGACACACCGCGCTTCGAGCAGCTCCTAGGGGACGGCGCGCAATGGGGATTGAACTTTCAATACGCCGTTCAAGCCTCGCCCGAAGGCATTCCTCAAGCGTTTTCGATCGGGAAAGAGTTCATCGGGCGCGAGTCTACCGCATTGGTACTTGGCGATAACATCTTCTACGGCAATCTCTTGACGCATGACTTGTCGGCCGCTTCGGAAAGGTCGGATAACGCGACCATCTTCGCATATAAGGTTCATGATCCCGAACGGTATGGAGTAGTGGAATTCGATAGCCGAGGAAAAGTCCTGAGCTTGGAGGAGAAGCCATCCAACCCTCGCTCGGCCTATGCTGTCACCGGCCTTTATTTTTATGACAATGACGTGGTCGATATTGCTGAGTCCTTGAAACCATCGCCGCGCGGCGAAACTGAAATTACCGATATCAACCGACATTATCTGTCAGCGGGCAAATTGAATGTCGCCGTCCTTGGCCGAGGGCACGCCTGGCTTGATACCGGCACGCACGATTCCTTGCTCGAAGCCAGCCAGTTCATCGCCACCATCGAGAGGCGCCAAGGGCTGAAGATTGCCTGCCCAGAAGAAATTGCATTTCATTTGGGCTACATAGACGCTGAGCAGTTGCAAAGGCTCGCGGCTCCACTTGAAAAGAGCTCCTATGGACGATACCTGATCAGCTTGGTCAGGGAGCCAGCCCCGCATTTTCCAACTGCCTAG